A genomic window from Martelella lutilitoris includes:
- a CDS encoding PAS domain-containing protein, translating into MNQPDEARIEHELHRVAASNDPFAAAVRTTRMPMLITDPGQPDNPVVFANDAFLRLTGYGRDEILGQNCRFLQGTGTNSDDVTKVRDAIARQESIEIDLLNYRKDGSSFWNRVLISPVFDSDGKLIYFFASQFDVTPERRRIAEMHVSQEELEEQIEQRIHDLRASENRLRFILEAAKMGSWTLELGTKRLITSAQAKANYGLAPADRLNFEDARKAVDPADFETWSKGLERTIRGEEDLHLVYRIRTPKGELRWLEARGQLSGTPGGNQFISGITQDITERKEAEEHRKLLARELNHRVKNSLAIAQSIFAQSLKSAKSLEEAQSIAFGRIRAMSTAQDLLTKEGWNSAELRALVSDVMEPFKGADIRVGGPRVILNEQAVSALSLALYELATNATKYGALSVPGGSVTIHWEIVKNGHRTLHFHWSEMGGPPVEPPKKRGFGSRMIEEIVAHSMDGTAKIEYRPTGVIYTIVADLPDDPDRLVPSDDRDEADGEPA; encoded by the coding sequence ATGAACCAACCAGACGAAGCCCGGATCGAACATGAACTCCATCGTGTTGCGGCCTCAAACGATCCTTTTGCCGCAGCCGTCCGCACCACCCGGATGCCGATGCTGATCACCGATCCGGGGCAGCCCGACAATCCGGTCGTTTTTGCCAATGACGCTTTTCTGCGGCTCACGGGTTACGGCCGGGACGAGATTCTCGGGCAGAACTGCCGGTTCCTGCAGGGCACGGGCACCAATTCCGACGATGTGACCAAGGTGCGCGACGCGATTGCGCGGCAGGAATCGATCGAGATCGACCTGCTCAACTATCGCAAGGACGGCTCCAGCTTCTGGAACCGCGTGCTGATCTCGCCGGTCTTTGATAGCGACGGCAAGCTCATCTATTTCTTCGCCTCGCAATTCGATGTCACGCCGGAGCGGCGCCGGATCGCCGAAATGCACGTCTCGCAGGAGGAACTCGAAGAGCAGATCGAGCAGCGCATCCATGACCTGAGGGCATCCGAAAACCGGCTGCGCTTCATCCTCGAGGCCGCCAAGATGGGTTCGTGGACGCTCGAACTCGGGACAAAGCGACTGATCACCTCTGCCCAGGCCAAGGCCAATTACGGCCTCGCGCCGGCCGACAGGCTGAATTTCGAGGATGCCCGCAAGGCTGTCGATCCGGCGGATTTCGAAACCTGGAGCAAGGGGCTGGAACGCACGATCCGCGGCGAGGAGGATCTCCATCTGGTCTATCGGATCCGCACACCGAAGGGCGAGCTGCGCTGGCTGGAGGCGCGCGGCCAGCTTTCCGGCACGCCCGGCGGCAACCAGTTCATCAGCGGCATCACCCAGGATATCACCGAGCGCAAGGAAGCCGAGGAGCACCGCAAGCTGCTTGCCCGCGAGCTGAACCACCGGGTCAAGAATTCGCTGGCGATCGCCCAGTCGATCTTTGCGCAATCGCTGAAGTCTGCCAAGTCACTTGAGGAGGCGCAGAGCATCGCGTTCGGCCGCATCCGGGCCATGTCGACGGCACAGGACCTTCTGACCAAGGAAGGCTGGAATTCCGCCGAGCTGCGAGCGCTTGTCAGCGACGTGATGGAGCCGTTCAAGGGCGCTGATATCAGGGTCGGCGGACCGCGCGTCATCCTTAACGAACAGGCGGTTTCCGCGCTGTCGCTGGCACTCTACGAACTGGCGACCAACGCCACCAAATACGGGGCACTTTCGGTGCCCGGCGGCTCCGTGACGATCCATTGGGAAATCGTCAAGAACGGCCACCGCACGCTGCATTTCCACTGGAGCGAGATGGGCGGGCCACCGGTCGAGCCGCCGAAGAAACGCGGCTTCGGTTCCCGCATGATTGAGGAGATCGTCGCCCATTCCATGGATGGAACGGCGAAGATCGAATACCGCCCGACCGGCGTGATCTATACGATCGTGGCGGATCTGCCCGATGACCCCGACAGGCTCGTGCCAAGCGATGACAGGGACGAGGCGGACGGGGAGCCAGCCTGA
- a CDS encoding RraA family protein, with amino-acid sequence MADFDYSDTDWEAIERLKKWYSGDIHDSMEALGLWGCLEGISLLGALEPGDVVCGPAVTVLFEPSDRKGEPQDVYHNAIDNAPKGGIMVCDASCAPGSCSGELMSTGAKTHGCAATVVNGTVRDLAQVRALGYPLFGTMPSPIGVTGKKEPKKSQVPLKIGKATVKPGDVIFGDIDGVVVIPKEHVKAVADQADALGKEEATNRDRILAGEKLQAIWPAE; translated from the coding sequence ATGGCCGACTTCGATTATTCGGACACCGACTGGGAGGCAATCGAGCGTCTGAAGAAATGGTATTCCGGGGATATCCATGACAGCATGGAAGCGCTCGGACTATGGGGCTGCCTGGAGGGCATCTCGCTGCTTGGCGCGCTGGAGCCCGGCGACGTGGTCTGCGGCCCGGCCGTCACCGTCCTGTTCGAGCCGTCCGACCGCAAGGGCGAGCCCCAGGACGTCTACCACAACGCCATCGACAATGCGCCCAAGGGCGGCATCATGGTCTGCGACGCCTCCTGCGCGCCGGGCTCCTGCTCGGGCGAACTGATGAGCACCGGCGCCAAGACCCATGGCTGCGCGGCAACCGTCGTCAACGGCACGGTGCGCGATCTCGCCCAGGTGCGGGCGCTCGGCTATCCGCTGTTCGGCACCATGCCGAGCCCGATCGGCGTGACCGGCAAGAAGGAACCGAAAAAGAGCCAGGTGCCGCTCAAGATCGGCAAGGCGACCGTCAAGCCCGGCGACGTGATCTTCGGCGACATCGACGGCGTGGTCGTCATTCCGAAGGAACACGTCAAGGCCGTTGCCGATCAGGCAGACGCGCTCGGAAAGGAAGAGGCAACCAATCGCGACCGCATTCTTGCGGGCGAAAAGCTGCAGGCCATCTGGCCTGCAGAATAA